One genomic window of Paenibacillus xylanilyticus includes the following:
- a CDS encoding X2-like carbohydrate binding domain-containing protein: protein MGKRIVMVFLVFIFAAVQFGFTGTKGRVVEAAAETTLAEKPYMGWSSYSMQVYDPSVKWTSAESIKKQSDAMREKLQAHGYEYINIDAGWNGDNDEYGRPIPNQELYPNGFQEVIDYVHNNGQKIGIYLIPGLSIDAYNKNLEIYGTGGACRMQDIAYQPLTVMDAWNAYTYKIDFSNPCAQKYIDSIADLLGEWGINFVKFDSVTPGSGINNLSRDARGDVEAWSKALARHNIWFELSWALDHNYVDFWKKHANGWRIDWDVEAYDSNVGLTQWANIARLFPIAALWWRDAGTGGWNDFDSLNVGNGSMDGLTKDERKTAMTFWAISSAPLYTGNDMTRLDSYGLELLTNDEVIAVNQAGRPAHPVSMDTQQQVWYANNGDGTYSVALFNLGNRSAEVKVNWSDIGLDGPASVRDLWSHSELGTFNEGFSSGLLEPHASRMLKVKALSGTSTVNDDDTGMRYTGDWKRNGGKEQLEGSQDLTIAIQDSTDNDRTIADPASESNVADEPNAVPAVSGDDTTVTEVVYVNDDDSEIRYTGSWNANTGRGFGDFNDDVHYTEKDGDYFEYTFTGTGIELLTEKHQEQGDMSIILDNGEVERISAYTDGEREAQQVLFSKTDLPSGTHTLKVVKASGQYMLLDALKVTREQESGGQNSELSPTAADFDKAVDQQADVKITLNLNGNMLTGVEYNGDDLGEDDYDVLDNTLTIKKQYLTQLPVGTTKFNVVFSAGDPQTLTIKVIDTSGIRFAMINNDDPAIKYSGNWSRSTGRGFGDYKDDVHYAEQNGDYFEYEFRGTGIQFFTEVDPSQGDMDIYVDGEFKETVSAYRDGRLAQQKVYSVSGLPDGLHTLKAVKKSGRFMLLDFLKVEIPNIIQPVSAVFDKAESAQADIEVTLLQEPDSFKKIMNGSLELVKGTDYEVTGDKVTLRKSYLAAQPLGTLNLRFIFGGDYLNDVHYSAVNGDSFEYVFKGTGIRMITPTGPQQGEVEIYIDGNLVQTVDTYSEGRKNRQEIYSITGLTSGVHTLKAVKKSGELMLTDQLKFTIAAGDSGPTNPTNPTNPSNPSGPSNPGGPSSPVVQPPVTPAPETESGEESSGNTETTRHTAYINGYKDGLFRPNNKITRAEMAIILAKVVEKDAALSDVTFSDVSSSHWAAAAIDKVAKMGLMQGYKDGTFKPNQSLTRAEMASLVVSLAPDTTKPGSGFSDIGSHWAKDAIQRARGLGILTGYKDGTFRPNAELTRAEAVVVINRVLGRGPLKGVSQPQWKDVSPSHWAFGDIEEASVNHSSKPAASGGEQWVK, encoded by the coding sequence ATGGGTAAACGGATAGTGATGGTTTTTCTGGTGTTCATCTTTGCGGCAGTTCAGTTTGGATTTACAGGGACCAAAGGTCGTGTGGTTGAAGCGGCTGCAGAGACGACATTAGCTGAGAAACCTTACATGGGCTGGAGCAGTTACAGTATGCAGGTGTATGACCCTTCCGTAAAATGGACATCAGCGGAGAGCATCAAGAAGCAATCGGATGCCATGCGCGAGAAGTTACAGGCTCATGGCTATGAATATATCAATATTGATGCGGGATGGAACGGAGATAATGATGAATACGGAAGACCGATTCCTAACCAAGAACTGTATCCGAACGGATTCCAGGAGGTTATCGACTATGTTCATAACAATGGTCAGAAGATCGGGATCTATCTGATTCCCGGATTGTCCATTGATGCATACAATAAAAACCTTGAGATCTATGGGACGGGCGGAGCTTGCCGAATGCAGGATATTGCTTATCAGCCGCTTACCGTGATGGATGCTTGGAATGCGTATACCTACAAGATTGATTTTTCGAATCCATGTGCTCAGAAATACATCGATTCCATTGCAGATCTTCTGGGCGAGTGGGGCATTAACTTTGTCAAATTCGACAGCGTGACTCCAGGATCAGGCATTAACAATCTGAGCCGGGATGCACGAGGCGATGTGGAGGCTTGGTCCAAGGCTTTGGCAAGGCACAATATCTGGTTCGAGCTTTCATGGGCACTGGACCATAACTACGTGGATTTCTGGAAAAAGCACGCCAATGGCTGGCGTATCGATTGGGATGTCGAAGCATACGACAGCAATGTGGGTTTAACACAGTGGGCTAACATTGCACGACTGTTTCCAATCGCTGCACTTTGGTGGCGTGATGCGGGCACTGGCGGGTGGAATGATTTTGACTCGCTAAACGTGGGCAATGGTTCCATGGATGGGCTCACCAAGGATGAACGGAAGACAGCCATGACATTCTGGGCGATCTCGTCTGCACCGTTGTATACAGGGAATGACATGACCAGGCTGGACAGCTATGGACTTGAACTTCTTACCAATGATGAAGTGATCGCTGTCAATCAGGCTGGACGTCCGGCTCATCCGGTATCGATGGATACCCAGCAGCAGGTATGGTACGCCAATAACGGAGATGGAACGTACAGTGTGGCTCTCTTTAATCTGGGCAACCGGAGTGCTGAGGTCAAGGTCAATTGGAGCGATATCGGTCTGGATGGACCTGCATCGGTCCGTGACCTGTGGAGCCACTCCGAACTGGGTACCTTTAACGAGGGATTTAGCAGTGGTTTATTGGAGCCTCATGCTTCACGCATGCTGAAAGTCAAGGCGCTGAGCGGAACATCGACGGTGAATGACGATGATACAGGCATGCGGTATACCGGAGATTGGAAGCGAAATGGAGGCAAGGAACAATTAGAGGGTTCACAGGACCTGACGATAGCGATTCAGGATTCCACAGACAATGATCGAACGATTGCTGATCCAGCGAGCGAATCCAATGTAGCCGATGAACCGAATGCTGTACCAGCCGTTTCAGGAGACGATACCACGGTTACCGAGGTGGTCTACGTTAACGATGACGACAGTGAGATACGGTACACAGGTTCATGGAATGCGAATACTGGCAGGGGTTTCGGTGACTTCAATGACGATGTGCATTATACGGAAAAAGACGGCGATTATTTTGAATACACGTTCACAGGTACAGGCATCGAGCTGCTGACAGAGAAGCATCAAGAGCAGGGGGACATGAGCATTATTCTCGATAATGGTGAGGTAGAACGGATAAGCGCTTATACCGATGGAGAAAGGGAAGCCCAGCAGGTGCTGTTCAGCAAAACAGATCTGCCAAGTGGAACACATACCCTGAAGGTTGTTAAGGCATCGGGCCAATACATGCTTCTGGATGCACTTAAGGTAACCAGGGAACAAGAGTCTGGTGGGCAGAACAGTGAATTAAGCCCAACCGCTGCAGACTTTGATAAGGCAGTGGATCAGCAAGCGGATGTGAAAATCACGTTAAACCTGAACGGTAATATGTTAACTGGTGTGGAATACAACGGGGACGATCTCGGCGAAGATGACTACGATGTCCTTGACAATACGTTAACGATCAAGAAACAATACCTCACCCAACTGCCCGTGGGCACAACGAAGTTTAACGTGGTATTTAGCGCGGGGGATCCGCAGACGCTCACGATTAAGGTTATTGACACCTCCGGAATCCGATTCGCGATGATTAACAATGACGATCCCGCGATCAAGTATAGCGGCAACTGGTCACGCAGCACGGGAAGAGGATTTGGCGACTATAAGGATGATGTGCATTACGCCGAGCAGAACGGCGATTATTTTGAGTATGAATTCAGAGGAACGGGTATTCAGTTTTTTACGGAAGTGGATCCGTCCCAGGGCGACATGGATATTTACGTGGATGGTGAGTTTAAGGAAACGGTAAGTGCTTACCGTGACGGACGTTTGGCGCAGCAAAAGGTCTATAGTGTCTCAGGGCTGCCAGATGGGCTGCACACGCTTAAAGCCGTGAAAAAGTCAGGGCGGTTCATGCTGCTTGACTTCCTCAAGGTGGAGATTCCCAATATCATTCAGCCGGTGAGTGCTGTTTTTGACAAAGCTGAATCTGCTCAAGCCGATATTGAAGTGACACTTTTGCAGGAACCGGATAGTTTCAAGAAGATTATGAATGGCTCACTTGAGCTGGTTAAGGGAACCGATTATGAGGTAACAGGGGATAAGGTGACGCTTAGAAAATCCTACCTTGCTGCGCAGCCTCTCGGCACGTTGAACCTCCGTTTTATTTTTGGCGGCGATTATCTCAATGATGTTCATTATTCAGCAGTAAACGGTGATTCCTTTGAGTATGTCTTCAAAGGTACCGGCATCCGTATGATTACTCCGACTGGGCCGCAGCAGGGCGAGGTGGAGATCTACATCGACGGAAATCTGGTGCAAACCGTAGATACGTACAGTGAGGGACGTAAAAATAGACAGGAAATCTACAGCATAACAGGCCTGACGAGTGGTGTGCATACGCTGAAGGCTGTCAAAAAGTCTGGTGAGCTCATGCTCACGGATCAACTGAAATTTACGATAGCTGCTGGGGACAGCGGGCCAACAAATCCAACGAATCCAACAAATCCGAGCAATCCATCAGGACCTTCTAATCCAGGGGGACCGTCATCTCCTGTTGTACAGCCTCCAGTTACTCCGGCTCCGGAAACAGAATCGGGAGAGGAATCCTCCGGGAATACGGAGACGACTCGGCATACGGCGTACATTAACGGTTATAAGGACGGATTGTTTAGACCAAATAACAAGATCACTCGCGCAGAGATGGCAATCATACTCGCCAAAGTCGTTGAAAAAGATGCTGCATTATCAGATGTGACGTTCAGTGATGTGAGTTCTTCCCATTGGGCTGCAGCAGCTATCGACAAGGTTGCAAAAATGGGATTGATGCAAGGCTACAAGGATGGCACATTTAAACCGAATCAGTCCTTGACCCGTGCAGAGATGGCGAGTTTGGTTGTGAGCCTGGCTCCGGATACGACCAAACCAGGCAGCGGGTTCTCTGATATTGGCAGTCATTGGGCTAAAGATGCGATTCAAAGAGCCCGAGGCCTGGGAATCCTGACAGGTTACAAGGACGGCACCTTCCGGCCGAATGCTGAGCTGACAAGAGCAGAAGCCGTTGTTGTCATTAACCGGGTGTTGGGAAGAGGCCCGCTTAAGGGAGTTTCACAGCCTCAGTGGAAGGATGTATCACCTTCCCATTGGGCTTTCGGAGATATTGAAGAAGCGTCGGTTAATCATAGTTCGAAGCCTGCTGCAAGTGGTGGAGAGCAATGGGTTAAATAG
- a CDS encoding helix-turn-helix domain-containing protein — protein sequence MSYLTSISVTQSISIENGVTQLEKGQEILERRMDEVEGFTRQLAVNQELNVLMNERDNETNVYGIWRAMENVLTFGQTNDFLQNYYIYLANYNLILTPGSSYRPNHYYADFHYTDLSLEEWMKQVLKQTHRSEIKPLSSYVSRGQQTSVITYMQSLPLDSFNDSSPAVAVVVIDEKMIVGLLSSMTDRYGGWVHISDAEGRTIALKGSGEPEMAKMIADPKFDPSKVSQFYEDDLVITTQSDSNGWVYQAGIPRDLLLENANKIKKMSMLITGGTLLLGLLVGLVLAYRHSAPINRLLSVMKEQFGREDGTSRNEFDFLSGNISDMITKNKLLETELNRQLPLVRDAFLKRLIAGEFKSRDEIWSAAEQADIHLHQGAGYAGLVQIKGYGSMDNVDILNELNASRLLLKQALSELGANVQMTDWGSDKVAALFFSTDEEADTQRTVEDITQTMDELAQVMFHDYRITIQSGFGNHFSSVTEVSNSFDQANQALEYAIYMNARGMVWSSDTQTENTTYYYPLDSEQRLITTIRAGELEEAKRIVEAIMVQNMEQRELSMEMKHQLIGEMKGTFIKLLDQKAFTEYDSIENVKRRVIDIGSAEPLETIKSELYEIMEELCGLIANKKKDTHSQIVKQIKAYTAEMYSDAELTLYRVAEHVERPEKYISQLFKEYTGVNFSDHLIKVRMDQAMILLRDSNYTVDEIAARVGYNSSHSFRRAFKRLNGISPSVYRQTPYE from the coding sequence ATGTCTTATCTGACTTCCATTTCCGTAACGCAGTCCATCTCCATTGAGAATGGGGTTACACAGCTTGAGAAGGGCCAAGAAATATTGGAACGGCGCATGGATGAAGTCGAAGGCTTCACTAGACAGCTTGCCGTGAATCAGGAACTGAACGTCCTGATGAATGAAAGGGATAACGAAACGAATGTATATGGCATATGGCGAGCCATGGAGAATGTGCTGACATTTGGGCAGACGAATGATTTCCTGCAAAATTATTATATTTATTTAGCCAATTATAATCTAATCCTTACCCCGGGTTCCTCTTACAGGCCGAATCATTATTATGCCGATTTTCATTATACCGATCTATCCCTGGAGGAATGGATGAAGCAAGTATTAAAACAAACGCATCGTAGTGAAATTAAGCCGCTCAGTTCCTATGTCAGCAGAGGCCAGCAAACGTCGGTCATTACATATATGCAATCACTGCCTTTGGACAGCTTCAACGATTCCTCACCGGCGGTAGCTGTCGTCGTCATTGATGAGAAGATGATCGTAGGACTGCTGTCCAGTATGACGGACCGATATGGCGGCTGGGTTCACATTAGCGATGCGGAAGGGAGAACCATTGCGCTGAAGGGCAGCGGAGAACCTGAGATGGCCAAGATGATCGCCGATCCGAAATTCGATCCGAGCAAGGTTAGTCAGTTCTATGAGGATGATCTGGTTATCACTACGCAATCGGATTCTAACGGCTGGGTATATCAGGCAGGGATTCCGCGTGACCTCCTTCTGGAAAATGCAAACAAGATCAAGAAGATGAGCATGCTCATTACAGGTGGAACACTACTGCTTGGACTGCTCGTTGGGCTGGTGCTTGCTTATCGTCATAGTGCCCCAATCAATCGACTGCTAAGTGTGATGAAGGAGCAATTCGGACGAGAGGACGGGACTTCCAGGAATGAGTTTGATTTTCTAAGCGGAAACATCTCGGATATGATCACCAAGAACAAGCTGCTGGAGACGGAATTGAATCGCCAGCTGCCGCTTGTAAGGGATGCCTTTTTGAAGCGCCTGATCGCCGGTGAATTCAAATCACGGGACGAGATTTGGTCTGCTGCCGAACAGGCGGATATTCATTTGCATCAGGGAGCAGGATATGCGGGTCTCGTTCAGATCAAAGGTTATGGCAGCATGGATAACGTTGATATCCTGAATGAGCTAAATGCTTCTCGGCTGCTGTTGAAGCAGGCACTGAGCGAGCTTGGCGCTAATGTACAGATGACCGATTGGGGATCGGATAAGGTGGCCGCTTTGTTTTTCTCCACGGATGAGGAAGCTGACACACAACGCACCGTAGAAGATATTACGCAGACGATGGATGAATTGGCCCAGGTTATGTTTCATGATTACCGGATCACCATCCAGTCGGGATTCGGCAATCACTTCTCGTCCGTGACGGAGGTCAGTAATTCCTTCGACCAAGCCAATCAAGCTCTTGAATATGCCATCTATATGAACGCAAGGGGCATGGTTTGGAGCAGTGACACACAGACCGAGAATACAACCTATTATTATCCGCTCGACTCCGAGCAGCGACTGATTACAACGATCCGGGCCGGAGAACTTGAGGAAGCCAAGCGGATTGTCGAAGCCATCATGGTACAGAACATGGAGCAGCGTGAGCTATCCATGGAAATGAAACATCAACTGATTGGCGAGATGAAGGGAACCTTTATCAAGCTGCTTGATCAAAAGGCATTTACGGAATACGATTCCATCGAAAACGTCAAACGGCGGGTCATCGACATTGGATCCGCAGAGCCGCTGGAGACCATTAAGTCTGAATTGTACGAAATCATGGAAGAACTGTGCGGACTGATTGCGAACAAGAAGAAGGATACCCATAGTCAAATCGTTAAACAGATCAAAGCATATACCGCAGAGATGTATTCGGATGCCGAGCTAACCCTATATCGCGTTGCTGAGCACGTTGAGCGGCCTGAAAAATACATTTCTCAACTGTTCAAGGAGTATACAGGGGTTAATTTTTCCGATCATCTGATCAAAGTGCGAATGGATCAGGCGATGATCCTGTTAAGGGACAGTAATTATACCGTGGACGAAATAGCAGCAAGAGTGGGGTACAACAGTTCACATTCCTTCCGGCGTGCTTTTAAACGATTGAATGGTATCTCTCCAAGTGTGTATAGACAGACTCCCTACGAATGA
- a CDS encoding ABC transporter permease, with protein sequence MRKHWQLHLLVIPPLLFFLIFKYYPMINAVLAFKDYNVIKGIWGSPWVGLQNFRLFFENPLFWTLVKNTILLSGYLLLAGFPIPIILALMINEVRSTKFKKFVQLVSFAPYFISTVVMVSMIMLFLAPRLGFANIALNFFGLESVNFLGEPGMFRSIYVWSDIWQTAGYSAVIYLAALAGIDPTLYEAAKVDGASRFQKIRHVDLPGLVPTIVIILILNVGNVMAIGFEKVYLLQNPLNLANSEIIATYVYSIGLLNANYSFATAVGLFNSVINLVLLVTVNGLAKRVTNNSIW encoded by the coding sequence ATGAGGAAGCACTGGCAGCTGCATCTGCTGGTGATTCCACCCTTGCTGTTTTTTCTTATTTTCAAGTATTACCCAATGATTAATGCAGTCCTTGCCTTTAAGGACTATAACGTCATTAAAGGTATATGGGGGAGTCCCTGGGTGGGGCTGCAAAACTTCCGTCTGTTCTTCGAAAATCCGTTATTTTGGACACTGGTGAAGAACACGATCCTATTGAGTGGATATTTGCTGCTGGCGGGATTCCCGATTCCAATCATCTTAGCTCTTATGATTAATGAGGTGCGGAGCACGAAGTTTAAAAAGTTCGTACAGCTCGTATCGTTTGCGCCCTATTTCATCTCAACCGTCGTAATGGTATCCATGATCATGCTGTTTCTGGCACCGCGGCTTGGCTTTGCCAACATTGCCCTGAATTTTTTCGGGCTTGAATCGGTCAACTTCCTCGGTGAACCCGGAATGTTTCGCTCGATCTATGTCTGGTCGGATATATGGCAAACCGCAGGATACAGTGCAGTAATCTATTTGGCAGCTCTCGCCGGAATTGATCCGACACTGTATGAAGCGGCCAAAGTCGATGGAGCTTCACGTTTTCAAAAGATCAGACACGTCGACCTCCCAGGCCTTGTGCCAACCATCGTCATTATTTTGATTCTCAATGTAGGAAATGTCATGGCCATTGGCTTCGAAAAGGTCTACCTGCTGCAGAATCCGCTTAATCTAGCCAACTCTGAAATCATTGCAACCTATGTTTACAGCATCGGCTTGTTGAATGCCAACTATAGTTTTGCGACCGCGGTCGGACTTTTCAACTCGGTGATTAACCTCGTTTTGCTGGTTACCGTGAACGGTTTGGCAAAACGAGTGACCAACAATAGTATCTGGTAG
- a CDS encoding carbohydrate ABC transporter permease, whose translation MAATVPKRIRESTADRAFLITIYIVLSLVVLAVIYPLIFIISSSLSSPAAVTSGRVWLWPVDISFSGYKALFNTPEILKGYGNSIFYTVVGTFISVVLTIMIAYPLSRRSFFGRNALMMIITFTMIFSGGLIPTYMVVKQLHLIDTRWALLIPNAIWVWQVIIARSFFKSSIPEELLEASEMDGCSDMRFIWSIVLPLSKPIIAVLVLMYAVGQWNAYFDALIYLKSADLFPLQLILRSIIIQNNSAGAMDAAKMVERQQLAELLKYSLIVVATLPVLVIYPFVQRHFVQGMLVGSIKG comes from the coding sequence GTGGCAGCAACGGTACCAAAAAGGATTAGGGAATCTACCGCCGATCGAGCGTTTCTGATTACGATCTATATCGTGCTCAGTCTCGTTGTACTGGCGGTGATCTATCCTCTAATTTTTATTATCAGCAGCTCGTTAAGCAGCCCGGCAGCCGTTACTTCTGGCCGTGTATGGCTCTGGCCTGTAGATATTTCATTCAGTGGTTACAAGGCACTATTCAACACACCTGAAATCTTAAAAGGGTACGGTAATTCCATCTTTTATACGGTTGTAGGTACTTTTATTAGTGTGGTCTTGACCATCATGATTGCCTATCCACTATCACGCAGAAGCTTTTTTGGCCGAAATGCCTTAATGATGATCATCACCTTTACGATGATTTTCAGCGGCGGGTTAATTCCGACGTATATGGTTGTGAAGCAGCTTCATCTGATCGACACACGCTGGGCGCTGCTGATTCCTAATGCCATTTGGGTATGGCAAGTCATCATTGCCCGTTCCTTCTTCAAATCCTCCATTCCCGAGGAATTGCTGGAAGCCAGCGAGATGGATGGCTGCAGTGACATGCGCTTCATCTGGAGTATCGTTCTCCCTCTATCCAAGCCCATTATCGCCGTGCTGGTACTCATGTATGCGGTTGGACAGTGGAACGCTTATTTTGATGCTCTTATTTATCTTAAATCGGCTGATCTGTTCCCGTTACAGCTCATTCTGCGCAGCATTATTATTCAGAACAACAGTGCAGGTGCAATGGATGCGGCGAAAATGGTGGAGAGACAGCAGCTTGCCGAGCTGTTAAAATATTCCTTGATTGTGGTGGCTACATTGCCTGTGCTGGTGATCTATCCGTTTGTACAGCGTCATTTTGTACAGGGAATGCTGGTTGGTTCCATTAAGGGTTAA
- a CDS encoding extracellular solute-binding protein, which translates to MKKSLTIILMLLMAFTMVMSGCSSDNSSSSESGEPAAGDGPVNISVFSVQESGIDIPTNQFTKFVEDKFNIKFNWQINPSDGAKEKRQISLASGDYPDAYLLTHYIDQFSQADLLKYGKQGVLLPLNDLIDQYAPNIKAAMESNSNLRTLNTAPDGNIYGLVAYTECFHCSYPSKMWMNTEWLKKLNLEMPTTTEEFKNVLQAFKTQDPNGNGKADEVPLSGSIEEFGVRIIPFLMNAFVYDDDRNYLQMDGGKVQSAAITPEWKEGLTYIKSLYDAGLIDPGAFTQNAEAFKKIGENADAEILGVGAGMHPAIFVNIDPGNTRSAHYNPVPPISGPGGVSFATHDGGGVSPGAKFVITNKASEEAQIALIKMVDYMFTAEGQTNGASGLKGIDWTDPGEGDVALGKDSKPMVKQIPMAEGEAPRNAGWSGMAHFYMPKEYRDTFVQGTDIYASDGYERRLYDATLLYEGHEPEELFPIWSVWIDPTEIDEASLLQTNIRNYIEQNQLQFITGNKDLNKDWDAYVKGLENLKLDRYLEILQKAYEASK; encoded by the coding sequence TTGAAGAAAAGTCTGACAATCATACTCATGCTGCTCATGGCGTTCACAATGGTAATGAGCGGATGCTCAAGTGACAACTCATCAAGCTCTGAATCAGGAGAGCCGGCTGCAGGAGACGGTCCGGTGAACATCAGTGTATTTTCCGTACAAGAATCGGGGATCGATATCCCGACCAACCAATTCACCAAATTCGTGGAAGACAAGTTCAACATCAAATTCAACTGGCAGATCAATCCGTCGGACGGAGCCAAGGAGAAGCGCCAGATCTCACTGGCAAGTGGTGACTATCCTGATGCCTACCTGCTTACTCATTACATTGACCAATTCTCACAAGCGGATCTTTTAAAATATGGCAAACAGGGTGTCCTCTTGCCGTTAAACGATCTGATTGATCAATATGCTCCAAACATCAAAGCAGCGATGGAAAGTAACTCAAATTTGAGAACGCTTAACACAGCGCCGGATGGCAATATTTATGGCCTTGTTGCTTATACGGAATGTTTCCACTGCTCCTATCCGAGCAAGATGTGGATGAATACGGAGTGGCTCAAAAAGCTCAATCTGGAGATGCCCACTACGACGGAGGAATTCAAAAATGTGCTGCAGGCGTTCAAAACGCAGGACCCGAACGGAAATGGAAAAGCCGATGAAGTACCTCTTAGCGGCTCCATCGAGGAATTTGGTGTGCGCATCATTCCATTCCTCATGAATGCCTTTGTGTACGATGATGACCGCAACTATCTGCAAATGGACGGAGGAAAGGTTCAATCCGCAGCCATTACGCCAGAGTGGAAGGAAGGATTGACCTATATCAAATCGTTGTACGATGCAGGTCTCATTGATCCAGGAGCTTTTACACAGAACGCTGAAGCCTTTAAGAAAATTGGGGAAAATGCAGATGCGGAAATTCTCGGCGTCGGGGCAGGAATGCACCCCGCAATCTTCGTAAACATTGATCCTGGCAATACACGCTCGGCACATTATAACCCTGTACCTCCGATTTCCGGACCGGGAGGCGTATCGTTCGCAACGCATGATGGGGGCGGCGTATCTCCGGGAGCCAAATTCGTCATCACCAACAAGGCAAGTGAAGAAGCGCAGATCGCTCTAATTAAAATGGTGGACTATATGTTTACTGCCGAAGGTCAAACGAACGGGGCGAGTGGTCTGAAAGGGATCGATTGGACCGACCCGGGAGAAGGCGATGTGGCACTCGGCAAGGATTCCAAGCCGATGGTTAAACAGATTCCGATGGCTGAGGGAGAAGCACCGCGCAATGCGGGCTGGAGCGGAATGGCTCATTTCTATATGCCGAAGGAGTATCGGGATACCTTTGTTCAAGGCACGGATATCTATGCTTCCGACGGTTATGAGCGCAGACTGTATGATGCTACGCTGCTGTACGAAGGACATGAGCCAGAAGAGCTGTTCCCGATCTGGTCCGTATGGATTGATCCTACCGAAATTGATGAAGCAAGCTTGCTGCAAACCAATATCCGGAACTACATTGAGCAGAACCAGCTTCAATTCATTACAGGCAACAAGGATCTGAACAAGGATTGGGATGCGTATGTTAAAGGTCTGGAAAACCTGAAGCTGGACCGTTATCTCGAAATTTTGCAAAAGGCCTACGAGGCGTCCAAATAG